A window of Streptomyces sp. NBC_01224 genomic DNA:
GCCACGCCCTGAAGACCGGCTACGACCTGGAGCGGGACGCCTGGCCGCACCGGAGGTTCGGGAAGCTGGGCCTGCCGGACGGACTGTTCCCGGACGTGGTGCGGCCGGGCCGGCGGATCGGCGAGGTGGGGCGGGCGGCGGCCGAGGAGACCGGGATTCCGGCGGGCACGCTCCTGGTGGCCGGGATGACGGACGGGTGCGCGGCGCAGATCGCCTCCGGTTCGCTCACCGTGGGCTCCTGGAATTCGGTGCTCGGTACGACGCTGGTGCTGAAGGGGGTCACCTCGTCTCCGGTCGTGGACCGGGCCGGGGTGGTCTACAACCACCGTGCTCCGGACGGCCGCTGGCTGCCGGGCGGCGCCTCGGGGGTCGGCGGCGGGGTGCTGGCCGCCGGCTTCCCGGACGTGGACCCGATTCGCATGGACGCGCTGGCCCGCGAGCACGAGCCGGCGCGCGTGGTGGCGTATCCGCTGGTGGCGAGGGGGGAGCGCTTCCCCTTCGTGGCGCCGGAGGCCACCGGGTTCCTGCTTGGCGAGCCCGCCTCCGACGCCGACCACTGGCTGGCCCTGCTGACCGGGGTGGGCCTGGTCGAACGGCTCTGCTTCGACTACCTCGACCTGCTCGGCGCCCAGCAGTACGACCGGCTCACCTTCACCGGCGGCGCGGCCCGCAGCGGCTACTGGAGCCGGCTGCGCGCCGACATCCTGGGCCGGTCCGTGTACATCCCGCAGTACAGCGAACCCGCACTCGGCATGGCGATCCTCGCCGCGTACGGGGCGGGGACCGGGACCAGCCTGATCAGGACAGCGGGTGCGATGGTGCGGCTGCGGCACGTGCTGCACCCGCACCCGGTGCGTACCGCGTGGTACACCGAGTCGTACCTCACGCTGGTGGACGAACTGGAGCGACGCGGCTGGCTCCCCGGCCCGGTCGCCGCCCACGCCCGTACCCGAACGGAGAAACCATGACCGCCCGTCCCAGCGCCACCCTGCTGCTCGCCCGCCACGGTCAGACCGTCTGGCACGCGGAGAACCGCTACGCCGGGGTCAGTGACATCGCCCTCACGGACGAAGGACGCCGCCAGGCCGGGCAGCTGGGCGAGTGGGCGGCCCGGCACCCCGTCGACGCGATCTGGACGTCGACGCTCACGCGCGCGATCGAGACGGCAGAGCCCGCATGCTGGGCGCTCGGTCTCGTCCCCCGGCGCGAACACGACCTGCGCGAATGCGATTTCGGTGAGGTGGAGGGGCGCACCCTGGCGGAGTTCGCGGCCGAGCACCCGGAGCGGGCCCGGGAGTACCGCGCAGACCCGGTGACCCACCCCTTCCCCGGTGCCGAGGACCCCCGGTCGGCGGCGGCCCGGGGGGCGATGGCGCTGCGCCGGATCGCGGACGGGCACCCGGGGCAGCGGGTGCTGGTCGTCGCGCACAACACACTGCTGCGGCTCGTGCTGTGCGAACTGCTGTCGATTCCGCTGGGCGCCTACCGCCGGGTCTTCCCGCGGCTGCAGAACGTAGCGGTGAGCGAGCTGCGGATCGGGGAGGAGGGCGGTGCGCTGCTCTCCCTCAATGTGCCGTGCACACCGGACGTCAGCCCTTGACGGCCACGGACCGCCGCTGCCGTACGACACCGATGGCCGCCAGTACGGCGGTCAGGGCGCCGGACGCCACCAACTGGTCACGGGTGTCCGGCTCGCGCAGCATCAGGACGAAGATGCCGAGCATGGCCAGGAGCGCCACCACCGTCAGGACCGGGAAGAGCCACATCCGTACGACGAGCTTCTCCGGGGCCTCGCGCTCCAGCCGGTCGCGAAGGATCACCTGGGAGAGGGCGATGAAGATCCAGACGACGAGGATCACCGCGCCGATCATGTTGAGCAGCCACGGGAAGACGTCGTCGGGGCGCCAGTAGCTGAGCAGCACGCACAGGAAGCCGAACACGGACGAGACCAGGACGGCCGTGCGCGGGACGCCCGAGGAGATCCTGCCGAGCCGCTTCGGGCCCTGGCCACGGGCGACCAGCGAACAGGCCATGCGCGAGGCGCCGTAGATGTTGGCGTTCATCGCCGAGAGCAGAGCGACCAGGATGACCACGTTCATGATCTCCGCGGCGCCGGTGATGCCGAGGTGGTCCAGGGCCGCGTAGAACGGGCCGACCTCCACGACCTTCGGGTCGTTCCACGGGACCAGCGTGACGACGACCGCCATCGAGCCGACGTAGAAGAGCGCGATCCGCCACATCGCCGTCCGCACGGCCTTGGCGACACCCTGCACCGGGTTCTCGGACTCGGCCGCTGCGATGGTGACGGTCTCCAGACCGCCGTACGCGAAGACGGAGGCGAGCAGTCCGATCACCAGGCCCTCGGCGCCGTTCGGCATGAAGCCGCCATCTCCCTTGAGGTTGGTGGTGCCGGGGGCGTCCGTACCGGGCAGTACACCGAGGATCGCCAGCACACCCAGGACCAGGAAGAGCGTGATCGCCACGACCTTGAGGGCTGCGAACCAGAACTCGAACTCGCCGAACTTCTCCACCGAGGCCAGGTTCGTGCCCAGGAAGACCACCATGAACAGCGCGACCCAGGCCCACTCCGGCGTACCGGGCAGCCAGCCGGTGACGATCTTCGCCGCGCCGATGCCTTCCAGGCCGACGGCGACACAGAGCAGCACCCAGAACGCCCAGCCCACGGTGAACCCCGCCCACGGCCCTATCGCCCGCTCCGCATGGACGGAGAAGGAACCGGAGGCCGGGTTCGCGGCCGACATCTCGCCGAGCATCCGCATCACGAGCATGACCAGCAGCCCGGAGACGGCGTACGCGATGATGATCGACGGGCCGGCGGCGGCGATACCCGCGCCCGAGCCGACGAAGAGTCCGGCGCCGATGACACCGCCGAGGGCGATCATCGAAAGATGGCGCTGCTTGAGCCCGTGGGTGAGCGCCGAATCGGTCTTGGCGTCGGAGACGGCGACCGGGGAACCGGTGGGGGGAGACGCGGAATTCCGAGACATGGACAAGCTCTGTTCGGTAGTGAGACGTGGGGGGACGTGCGCGCACAGTCTGAGCACGCGCCCCGTTCACAGGGAACCGCTGTCCGCTATACGGGCGCGATGCTCACACAAGGTGCGCACCCGGGCACGGGACGACGGCCGGTGCGGTCGCCGGCCGGACCTGGGCGGTTCCAGGACGGTTTTGGCAGGAACCTACAGTCTCTCCCGCCGGTCTCTCCCGGCAAAATATGAGCCGATCCGCACCCAGCTCAGTGACGAGCATCACGCCATCACGTGATTGTGCAAGCCCTTTTGTGCGAACCCCACCAATGCCTCAACCACCGCTTTGTGGGCCACTGATGGTGATCGAGCGTTAACCCTTGGGCTAACGTCAGCCTCAGTCTGTCCCCACCTGCCCTCACCCCGCGGAGTCCCGATGAGCACTGCTGCCGCCGCCCCTGCCCGTACCGGAGCGGTCCTCGCCGACCTGCTGCCCGCCGCCAGGCACCGTTACGCCGTCGACACGGCCCTGGTCCTCGGTGGCGCCGCGCTCACCGGTATCGCCGCCCAGATCGCCGTCCCGGTCCCCGGCTCCCCGGTCCCGGTCACCGGCCAGACGTTCGCCGCGCTCCTCGTCGGCACCGCGCTGGGCGCCCGCCGCGGCTTCCTCTCCCTCGCCGTGTACGCGCTCGTCGGCATGGCGGGCGTGCCGTGGTTCGCGGGCGGCAGCTCCGGTGCGGGCGGCGCCTCGTTCGGCTACGTCCTCGGCATGCTGCTCGCCGCCACCGTGGTCGGCGGCCTCGCCCGCCGCGGCGGCGACCGCTCCGTGCTGCGCACCGCGGGCACGATGGTGGTCGGCTCCGCGATCATCTACGCGGTCGGCGTCCCTTACCTGGCCCTGTCCACCGGCATGTCGGCGAGCGCCGCGATCGCGGCCGGCCTGGTGCCGTTCCTGCTCGGCGACGCGCTGAAGGCGGCGCTGGCGATGGGCGCGCTGCCCGCTTCCTGGAAGCTCATCGGCCGTCGCGGCTGATGCCGTAGCTCCCTCCGAAGAGGCTCGCCGGGTCGTGACGCGACACCAGACCGGCGAGCCTCTTCTGTGTCCGCGCGTCGTGGAAGCCGTCGGTGCGGTCCCCGCCGCCGAAGGAGAAGTTCAGTGAACGGCCCAGGGCGAGCGGGGCGAGCACAGCGGCCACCTGCGCGTAAAGGGCCCGTACCGATGCCACATCCGTGCCGTCGAGCGGCGACAGCAGCCGCAGCAGGAACCCGGCCTCGCGGTAGGGCACCGCGTTGTCGACGGCTGGCCGTACGGCCAGCGCGCCGCCCAGGTGGTTGAGCTGGACCACGGTCATCATCGGCGCCTTCGGCCCGGTCAGCTCCAGCGTGCGCACGGCACGCTCCGCGTCCAGATCGCCGAGCACCACGCTGTCGCCGTAGTAGGCGTGCGGGAACGACGGATCGCTGTGAATGGTGTGGCTGTCGGTGTACGGCATCTCCCGCAGCGAGTCCGCGAGCGCGGGCCCGATCGCCCGAAGCGGCGCGACCAGCCGCTCGCCCTCCGCCGCGCTGCCGGTGTACGCGACCCGCACCGAGATCACATACCGGCCGCGCATCGGCTCCGGCATCCGCGGGACGTCGGGGAACCGCAGGGCGGACAGCGATGACGTCAGTGCGTCGGGGACGGTACGGGTCCACTCCAGATAGCGGTGGATCACCTCGGAGGCCGTCACGCCGTCCCGTTCCCCGGCTCCATCGCCTCCGTCTCCGTCGAAGGCGATGGAGCCGCCGTACAGCCGCGCGGCCGCGACCAGCCCGATCTCCATTCCGGTCACGACACCGAGCCGGTGCCCGCCGCCGCGCAGCGCCCAGAAGAGATCGGGCTCGCTGTCCGGGGAGGCATGGCGCAGTACGCCGTCGGCGGTCACCACGTCGAGTGCGCGCACATGGTCGGCGGCGTACCCGAACTCCCTGGCCAGTACGCCCAGACCGCCGCCGAGGGTGTAGGAGACGGCGCCGACACCCGGGGAGGAGCCGTTCAGCGGGGCGAGTCCGTGGGGCGCGGCGGCCTCGATGACCCGGCCCCAGGTGACGCCCGCGCCGATCCGGGCGGTGCGGTGCACCGGGTCGACCTCGACGGAGTCCATCCGGCGGGTGCTGATCAGTACCCCGCCCTCGACGGCCCCGGGCAGCCCGTGGCCGGTGGCGTGGACGTGGACCGGGAGGCCGCGCCCGGCGGCGTCGGCCACGGCGGTCCGTACGTCATCGGCGTGGGCGGCCTCGACGACGAGGTCGGGACGGATGGCGAAACCGGTCTGAAAGCCGGTCTCGAAATCGGCCGGGACATCGGCAGGGGCCTGGGCAGGGACCTGGGCAGGGGCGGAAGACATGAGAAGGCTCTCCGTTCGCTCGCTCGGTGGCGTTGCGACGGAGAGCCTTCCCGGTAAACCTGACATCGGCCGTCAGGTATTGCTGGGAGTTTCCACAGCGGTGCGGTTCTTGCGGTTCCGGACCTCACGGACCAGCGAGATCGCCACCACAATGGCCGCGACGAGCAGCGAGAGCAGCACCTGCTCGCGTCCGCTGTCGTCGGTCAGCATGTAGACGAGGACGAACGAGATCATCGCGATGGTCGCCCAGGTGAGGTACGGGAAGAGCCACATCCGTACGACCAGTTTCTCCGGCTGCTCGCGCAGGATGATGCCCCGCATCCGCAGCTGGGTGAAGCAGATGACCAGCCAGACGAAGAGGGCGACCGCACCGGAGGAGTTCAGCAGGAACTGGAAGACGGTGTCGGGCCACTGGTAGTTGAAGAACACGGCGACGAAGCCGAAGACGACGGAGGACAGGATCGCCGCCTGCGGCACGCCCCGCTTGTTCGTCCGGGCGAACGCCTTCGGCGCGTCCCCGCGGCCGCCGAGCGAGAAGGCCATCCGTGAGGCGGTGTAGAGGCCGGAGTTGAGGCAGGACAGCACGGCCGTCAGCACGATGACGTCCATCACCTGACCGGCGTGCGGAATGCCGATGGAGTTGAGGGCGGCCACGTAGCTGCCCTCCTTCAGGATCGAGGCGTCGTTCCACGGCAGCAGAGTCAGCACGATGAAGATCGAGCCCAGGTAGAAGACGGCGATCCGCCAGATCACGCTGTTGGTGGCCTTCTGGACGGCGCGCTGCGGGTTCTCGGACTCGCCGGCGGCGAGGGTGACGATCTCGCTGCCCATGAAGGAGAAGACGACCATCAGCACACCGGTGAGGATGGCGCCGGGTCCCTTGGGGAAGAACCCGCCGGAGTCGGTGAGATGCGCGAGCCCCGAGCCGGGGTTGTCCGAGCCGGGCAGCAGCCCGAAGACGGCGAGCAGTCCGACGATCACGAACGCACCGATCGCCACGACCTTGATCCCGGCGAACCAGAACTCGAACTCGCCGTACGACCCGACCGAGACCAGGTTCGTCGCGGTCAGTACGACCATCACGATCAGCGCCCACGCCCACTGCGGGACGCCCGGCACCCAGCCCTCCAGGATCTTGGCACCCGCCGTGGCTTCGACGGCGAGCACCACGACCCAGAAGAACCAGTACAGCCAGCCGATCGAGAAGCCGGCCCAGCGGCCCAGCGCCTGGTCGGCGTAGGCGGAGAAGGAGCCCGAGCTGGGGCGGGCGGCCGCCATCTCGCCGAGCATCCGCATCACGAAGACGACCATCAGGCCGACCAGCGCGTACGACAGGAGGATGGCCGGTCCCGCGGCGGCTATGCCTGCGCCGGAGCCGACGAAGAGGCCCGCGCCGATGACACCGCCGATGGCGATCATCGAGAGATGGCGGTTCTTGAGGCCTGCCTGGAGACCGTCGGAGGAGCCCGGTGCGTCCGGTCCGTTCGACCGGTCCGGCTTGCCGGGCTGGTGGCCCGGCCCGGCCAGAGTCGTCTGCGACGTCATGGATCGAATCCTTACGTTTTCGGATCACGCGATGCGTGCCCAGCCGCCGAAGTGGGGTGCGGCAGCAAGTGATGCATTGAAGCCCGCCGAACCGTGAAAGCGGAACCCCTTCTTCCGAATCTGCCCGAGTGGCGTTGCCCACACGGGGCCCGCACATGGATCCCGCACGCGGCTTCCGCCGCCGGGTCCGGTCGGTCCGGGCGGACCCGGCCGGAGGGTCCCGACCCCGATGGCGCTTACCCGGCGATGCTCGTGCCACACTCGGAACATGCGCGTGTACCTCGGC
This region includes:
- a CDS encoding biotin transporter BioY; the encoded protein is MSTAAAAPARTGAVLADLLPAARHRYAVDTALVLGGAALTGIAAQIAVPVPGSPVPVTGQTFAALLVGTALGARRGFLSLAVYALVGMAGVPWFAGGSSGAGGASFGYVLGMLLAATVVGGLARRGGDRSVLRTAGTMVVGSAIIYAVGVPYLALSTGMSASAAIAAGLVPFLLGDALKAALAMGALPASWKLIGRRG
- a CDS encoding amino acid permease, translating into MTSQTTLAGPGHQPGKPDRSNGPDAPGSSDGLQAGLKNRHLSMIAIGGVIGAGLFVGSGAGIAAAGPAILLSYALVGLMVVFVMRMLGEMAAARPSSGSFSAYADQALGRWAGFSIGWLYWFFWVVVLAVEATAGAKILEGWVPGVPQWAWALIVMVVLTATNLVSVGSYGEFEFWFAGIKVVAIGAFVIVGLLAVFGLLPGSDNPGSGLAHLTDSGGFFPKGPGAILTGVLMVVFSFMGSEIVTLAAGESENPQRAVQKATNSVIWRIAVFYLGSIFIVLTLLPWNDASILKEGSYVAALNSIGIPHAGQVMDVIVLTAVLSCLNSGLYTASRMAFSLGGRGDAPKAFARTNKRGVPQAAILSSVVFGFVAVFFNYQWPDTVFQFLLNSSGAVALFVWLVICFTQLRMRGIILREQPEKLVVRMWLFPYLTWATIAMISFVLVYMLTDDSGREQVLLSLLVAAIVVAISLVREVRNRKNRTAVETPSNT
- a CDS encoding amino acid permease, which codes for MSRNSASPPTGSPVAVSDAKTDSALTHGLKQRHLSMIALGGVIGAGLFVGSGAGIAAAGPSIIIAYAVSGLLVMLVMRMLGEMSAANPASGSFSVHAERAIGPWAGFTVGWAFWVLLCVAVGLEGIGAAKIVTGWLPGTPEWAWVALFMVVFLGTNLASVEKFGEFEFWFAALKVVAITLFLVLGVLAILGVLPGTDAPGTTNLKGDGGFMPNGAEGLVIGLLASVFAYGGLETVTIAAAESENPVQGVAKAVRTAMWRIALFYVGSMAVVVTLVPWNDPKVVEVGPFYAALDHLGITGAAEIMNVVILVALLSAMNANIYGASRMACSLVARGQGPKRLGRISSGVPRTAVLVSSVFGFLCVLLSYWRPDDVFPWLLNMIGAVILVVWIFIALSQVILRDRLEREAPEKLVVRMWLFPVLTVVALLAMLGIFVLMLREPDTRDQLVASGALTAVLAAIGVVRQRRSVAVKG
- a CDS encoding histidine phosphatase family protein, whose protein sequence is MTARPSATLLLARHGQTVWHAENRYAGVSDIALTDEGRRQAGQLGEWAARHPVDAIWTSTLTRAIETAEPACWALGLVPRREHDLRECDFGEVEGRTLAEFAAEHPERAREYRADPVTHPFPGAEDPRSAAARGAMALRRIADGHPGQRVLVVAHNTLLRLVLCELLSIPLGAYRRVFPRLQNVAVSELRIGEEGGALLSLNVPCTPDVSP
- a CDS encoding FGGY-family carbohydrate kinase produces the protein MWMGIDLGTQSVRAVVAGDRGEILGSGSAPLAGRRDGVRHEQRPLDWWTAVCVASRQALRDCPAPRALAVCATSGTVLLGDRDGRPLTPGVMYDDGRAVAEAARARTPPSWALPKVMWLLREYGGGAGDTVRVMHQADLILARLAGTPLPTDSSHALKTGYDLERDAWPHRRFGKLGLPDGLFPDVVRPGRRIGEVGRAAAEETGIPAGTLLVAGMTDGCAAQIASGSLTVGSWNSVLGTTLVLKGVTSSPVVDRAGVVYNHRAPDGRWLPGGASGVGGGVLAAGFPDVDPIRMDALAREHEPARVVAYPLVARGERFPFVAPEATGFLLGEPASDADHWLALLTGVGLVERLCFDYLDLLGAQQYDRLTFTGGAARSGYWSRLRADILGRSVYIPQYSEPALGMAILAAYGAGTGTSLIRTAGAMVRLRHVLHPHPVRTAWYTESYLTLVDELERRGWLPGPVAAHARTRTEKP
- a CDS encoding FAD-binding oxidoreductase, which gives rise to MSSAPAQVPAQAPADVPADFETGFQTGFAIRPDLVVEAAHADDVRTAVADAAGRGLPVHVHATGHGLPGAVEGGVLISTRRMDSVEVDPVHRTARIGAGVTWGRVIEAAAPHGLAPLNGSSPGVGAVSYTLGGGLGVLAREFGYAADHVRALDVVTADGVLRHASPDSEPDLFWALRGGGHRLGVVTGMEIGLVAAARLYGGSIAFDGDGGDGAGERDGVTASEVIHRYLEWTRTVPDALTSSLSALRFPDVPRMPEPMRGRYVISVRVAYTGSAAEGERLVAPLRAIGPALADSLREMPYTDSHTIHSDPSFPHAYYGDSVVLGDLDAERAVRTLELTGPKAPMMTVVQLNHLGGALAVRPAVDNAVPYREAGFLLRLLSPLDGTDVASVRALYAQVAAVLAPLALGRSLNFSFGGGDRTDGFHDARTQKRLAGLVSRHDPASLFGGSYGISRDGR